A single region of the Elizabethkingia sp. JS20170427COW genome encodes:
- the atpA gene encoding F0F1 ATP synthase subunit alpha produces the protein MAEINPAEVSAILKQQLANFDTQSDVQEVGTVLQIGDGIARVYGLENVQYGELVKFESGVEGMVLNLEEDNVGVALLGLSKEVKEGDTVKRTNTIASIKVGEGLLGRVVDTLGNAIDGKGAISGDLYGMPLERKAPGVIYRQPVTEPLQTGIVAIDSMIPVGRGQRELIIGDRQTGKTTVAIDTILNQKEFYDAGKPVYCIYVAVGQKASTVAQIVKTLEDKGAMAYTVIVTANASDPVPMQVYAPLAGAAIGEYFRDTGRPALIIYDDLSKQAVAYRELSLLLRRPPGREAYPGDVFYLHSRLLERAAKIIGDDEIAKQMNDLPESLKPIVKGGGSLTALPIIETQAGDVSAYIPTNVISITDGQIFLESDLFNSGVRPAINVGISVSRVGGNAQIKSMKKVSGTLKLDQAQYKELEAFAKFGSDLDAATLAVISKGERNVEVLKQGVNSPLPVEEQIAMIYAGTENLMRKVPIAKVKEFLRDYVDFLKNKHADTLAALKAGKYDGELTSVLKKVAEDIASKYN, from the coding sequence ATGGCAGAAATAAATCCGGCAGAAGTATCTGCAATTTTAAAACAACAGTTGGCTAACTTTGACACTCAGAGTGATGTCCAAGAAGTAGGCACTGTTCTTCAGATTGGTGACGGTATCGCTCGTGTGTACGGTTTGGAAAACGTACAATACGGGGAGCTTGTTAAATTTGAAAGCGGTGTTGAAGGTATGGTACTTAACCTTGAGGAAGATAACGTAGGGGTAGCTCTATTAGGTCTTTCTAAAGAGGTTAAAGAAGGAGATACCGTAAAAAGAACCAATACTATTGCTTCTATCAAAGTTGGGGAAGGTTTATTAGGTCGTGTAGTAGATACTCTTGGTAATGCTATTGACGGTAAAGGTGCTATTAGTGGCGATCTTTACGGTATGCCTTTGGAAAGAAAAGCTCCAGGTGTTATCTACCGTCAGCCAGTTACCGAACCTCTTCAAACAGGTATCGTTGCTATCGACTCTATGATCCCTGTAGGTAGAGGACAAAGAGAGCTTATTATTGGGGATAGACAAACTGGTAAGACTACAGTTGCTATAGATACTATCCTTAACCAAAAAGAATTCTACGATGCAGGTAAACCTGTATACTGTATATATGTAGCTGTAGGACAAAAAGCTTCTACTGTTGCACAAATCGTTAAAACATTAGAAGACAAAGGAGCAATGGCTTATACAGTTATTGTTACTGCTAACGCTTCAGACCCAGTACCTATGCAGGTATATGCTCCTTTAGCAGGTGCTGCTATTGGTGAGTATTTCCGTGATACTGGTCGTCCAGCATTAATCATCTATGATGATTTATCTAAACAAGCGGTAGCTTATCGTGAGCTGTCTTTGCTACTAAGAAGACCACCAGGACGTGAAGCTTATCCTGGGGACGTTTTCTACCTTCACTCAAGATTATTAGAAAGAGCTGCTAAAATCATCGGAGATGATGAAATCGCTAAACAAATGAACGATTTACCAGAATCTCTAAAACCTATCGTAAAAGGTGGTGGTTCATTAACTGCACTTCCTATTATCGAAACCCAAGCAGGAGACGTTTCTGCGTATATCCCAACCAATGTAATTTCAATTACAGACGGTCAGATATTCCTAGAATCAGACTTGTTCAACTCTGGGGTTCGTCCGGCAATTAACGTAGGTATTTCTGTATCTCGTGTAGGAGGTAACGCTCAGATTAAATCAATGAAAAAAGTATCTGGTACCCTTAAACTAGACCAAGCTCAGTACAAAGAGCTAGAAGCTTTCGCTAAATTTGGTTCAGACCTAGATGCCGCTACTTTAGCAGTAATCTCTAAAGGGGAAAGAAACGTTGAAGTATTGAAGCAAGGAGTTAACTCTCCACTTCCAGTAGAAGAACAAATCGCTATGATTTATGCAGGTACCGAAAACTTAATGAGAAAAGTACCTATCGCTAAAGTGAAAGAATTCTTAAGAGACTATGTAGATTTCTTGAAGAATAAACATGCAGACACTCTAGCGGCTCTTAAAGCTGGTAAATACGATGGCGAACTTACTTCTGTATTGAAGAAAGTAGCTGAAGATATTGCTTCTAAATACAATTAA
- a CDS encoding DUF4298 domain-containing protein: MKNKKKSTEKRVEKYDELLFDFESQLEELQDLRKKLKKIQKQADELTHYMYSEDWMKDFDKYEGKEDFHVLGEDYLYNALIDFENEKVKILKQICKHL; this comes from the coding sequence ATGAAGAATAAGAAAAAATCTACAGAAAAAAGAGTAGAAAAATACGATGAATTGCTTTTTGATTTCGAAAGTCAGTTAGAGGAACTTCAAGATTTGAGAAAGAAACTAAAGAAAATCCAAAAGCAAGCTGATGAGCTTACCCATTACATGTACTCGGAAGATTGGATGAAGGATTTTGACAAGTATGAAGGGAAAGAAGATTTCCATGTTTTAGGCGAAGATTATCTTTACAATGCTTTAATAGATTTCGAAAATGAAAAAGTGAAAATCCTTAAACAGATTTGTAAACATTTATAA
- the glyA gene encoding serine hydroxymethyltransferase, with amino-acid sequence MAQDIIFDLIEKERQRQSHGIELIASENFVSNDVMRAMGSVLTNKYAEGYPGRRYYGGCEVVDEVESLAINRAKELFGVEYVNVQPHSGSQANAAIYLACLKPGDKVMGMDLSMGGHLTHGSGVNFSGIQYQVCSYGVDRESGLIDYDQMREIALREKPKMLIAGFSAYSHDLDYAKFREVADEVGATLWADIAHPAGLVAKGLLNNPFEHCHVVTTTTHKTLRGPRGGMIMLGKDFENTYGHKTPKGEVKMMSQVLDGAVFPGIQGGPLEHVIAGKAVAFGEALDVKFEVYAKQVRANAQALAKAMINRGFNIVSGGTENHLMLIDLRNKNVNGKETEKALVKADITCNKNMVPFDDKSPFTTSGIRLGTAAITTRGLKENDMETVAALISEVVDDLHNETVLAGVKKKVNDLMEGRELFY; translated from the coding sequence ATGGCACAGGATATTATCTTCGATTTAATCGAGAAAGAAAGACAAAGACAGTCTCATGGTATTGAGCTTATCGCTTCGGAAAACTTCGTTTCTAACGATGTTATGAGAGCAATGGGTAGTGTGTTAACTAATAAATATGCTGAAGGGTATCCAGGAAGAAGATACTACGGAGGATGTGAAGTGGTAGATGAGGTAGAGTCTTTAGCAATTAACAGAGCGAAAGAACTTTTTGGGGTAGAATATGTTAATGTTCAGCCACACTCAGGATCCCAAGCAAACGCTGCAATTTATTTAGCATGCTTAAAACCTGGAGATAAAGTTATGGGAATGGACCTTTCTATGGGAGGACACTTAACTCATGGCTCTGGGGTTAACTTCTCAGGAATCCAATACCAAGTTTGCTCTTACGGTGTGGATAGAGAAAGTGGCCTTATCGATTATGATCAGATGAGAGAAATAGCTCTTCGTGAAAAACCAAAAATGTTAATCGCAGGTTTCTCAGCATATTCTCATGATTTAGATTATGCAAAATTTCGTGAAGTAGCAGATGAAGTAGGTGCTACTTTATGGGCAGATATCGCTCACCCTGCAGGTTTAGTGGCTAAAGGATTGTTGAATAATCCTTTTGAGCATTGCCATGTAGTGACAACTACTACTCACAAAACACTTCGTGGGCCAAGAGGAGGGATGATTATGTTAGGAAAAGATTTTGAAAACACTTACGGACATAAAACACCAAAAGGTGAAGTTAAGATGATGAGCCAAGTGTTGGATGGAGCGGTTTTTCCAGGTATACAAGGAGGTCCTCTTGAGCATGTTATAGCAGGTAAGGCAGTTGCTTTTGGAGAAGCTTTAGATGTTAAATTTGAAGTATATGCAAAACAAGTTCGTGCAAATGCACAAGCTCTAGCCAAAGCTATGATCAATAGAGGTTTCAATATTGTAAGTGGAGGAACCGAAAATCACCTGATGCTAATCGACCTAAGAAATAAAAATGTAAACGGTAAAGAAACTGAAAAAGCATTAGTAAAAGCTGATATTACATGTAATAAAAACATGGTACCGTTTGATGATAAATCTCCATTTACAACATCAGGTATCCGTCTAGGTACTGCAGCAATTACTACCAGAGGTTTAAAAGAAAACGATATGGAAACAGTGGCAGCTTTAATTTCGGAAGTAGTAGATGACCTTCATAACGAAACTGTTTTGGCAGGAGTTAAGAAAAAAGTAAACGATCTTATGGAAGGTAGAGAGCTATTCTACTAG
- a CDS encoding F0F1 ATP synthase subunit B — protein sequence MDLLTPSIGNIFWAALVFIILLILLGKFAWRPILDAINTREANIIDALNQVRVAKAEMENLKADNERIIREAKIEREAILKEAREIKDKIVNEAKDLAKAEGDKMIEQARQSIASEKHAAMADIKSQIGELSLTIAETILKQKLESNDAQNQLVENILNKANQN from the coding sequence ATGGACTTATTAACTCCTTCAATTGGTAATATTTTTTGGGCAGCTTTAGTATTCATTATTCTTTTGATACTTTTAGGTAAATTTGCTTGGAGACCTATCTTAGATGCAATCAACACTAGAGAAGCTAATATTATTGATGCTTTAAACCAAGTAAGAGTGGCTAAGGCAGAAATGGAAAACCTTAAGGCTGATAACGAAAGAATCATCCGCGAAGCTAAAATTGAAAGAGAGGCTATCCTTAAAGAAGCTCGTGAGATTAAAGACAAAATCGTTAACGAAGCAAAAGACCTTGCTAAAGCTGAAGGTGATAAGATGATTGAACAAGCAAGACAATCTATTGCTTCTGAGAAACATGCAGCAATGGCTGATATCAAATCTCAGATTGGAGAATTATCCCTTACTATTGCTGAAACTATCTTGAAGCAAAAGCTAGAAAGCAATGATGCTCAAAATCAATTGGTAGAAAATATCCTTAACAAAGCTAACCAGAACTAA
- the atpE gene encoding ATP synthase F0 subunit C yields MALIGSIAAIGAGLAVLGVGLGIGKIGGHAMDAIARQPEQSGKIQTAMIIAAALIEGAGLFGIVVALLGTR; encoded by the coding sequence ATGGCTTTAATAGGTAGTATCGCAGCAATCGGAGCTGGTTTAGCAGTTTTAGGTGTTGGATTAGGTATTGGTAAAATCGGTGGTCACGCAATGGACGCTATTGCTAGACAACCAGAACAATCAGGTAAAATCCAAACTGCAATGATTATCGCAGCAGCTCTTATCGAGGGTGCTGGTCTATTTGGTATCGTAGTAGCATTACTAGGTACTAGATAA
- a CDS encoding DEAD/DEAH box helicase, translated as MNFKDLQLIEPIEKAIAEQGYTSPTPIQQQAIPEVLKGKDLIGCAQTGTGKTAAFSIPILQNLTLKNTHHRNIKALILTPTRELAIQIEENIKAYSKYLSLKHLVIFGGVKQGAQEAALKKGVDILVATPGRLLDFIAQGVVTLKQLEVFVLDEADRMLDMGFVHDVKRVVKLLPPKRQTLLFSATMPEEIQKLANSMLYNPVKVEVAPVSSTAETINQSIYFVEREDKLELLTHLLKEQIQDSVLVFARTKHGADKIARKLQKSKISAEAIHGNKSQNARQNALNNFKTAKTRVLVATDIAARGIDIDELKYVINFELSDVSETYVHRIGRTGRAGAEGSSISFVDGLDLINLKNTEKLIGKKIPVIKDHPYHTDNLVVQKRDSNNKIAPAGQEKKATNPRNKNKKTAKRIKPEIGFKKAKNAAFSKKK; from the coding sequence ATGAATTTTAAAGACCTACAATTAATAGAACCTATAGAAAAAGCTATTGCAGAGCAAGGCTACACCTCTCCCACTCCTATCCAACAACAGGCAATCCCTGAAGTATTAAAAGGGAAAGATTTGATAGGTTGTGCCCAAACAGGGACAGGAAAAACTGCAGCATTCTCTATCCCCATCCTACAAAACTTAACTTTAAAAAACACCCATCATAGGAATATAAAGGCTTTAATCCTTACTCCTACGCGAGAACTTGCGATACAAATAGAAGAAAACATCAAAGCTTATAGCAAGTATTTATCTCTAAAACATTTGGTGATTTTTGGTGGTGTTAAACAAGGTGCACAAGAAGCTGCTCTAAAAAAGGGTGTTGACATCCTTGTAGCCACCCCAGGTCGTTTATTAGATTTTATCGCACAAGGGGTAGTCACTTTAAAGCAACTTGAAGTTTTTGTTCTTGATGAAGCCGATAGAATGCTTGATATGGGATTTGTTCATGATGTAAAAAGAGTCGTAAAATTACTACCTCCCAAAAGGCAAACTCTTTTATTCTCAGCAACCATGCCCGAGGAAATACAGAAATTAGCCAACTCTATGTTGTACAATCCTGTAAAAGTAGAAGTAGCTCCTGTATCATCAACAGCAGAAACTATTAACCAATCTATCTATTTTGTGGAACGCGAAGACAAACTGGAATTGCTTACCCATCTGTTAAAGGAACAAATTCAAGATTCTGTTTTGGTATTTGCTCGAACCAAACACGGTGCTGATAAAATTGCGAGAAAACTTCAAAAATCTAAAATCTCTGCTGAAGCCATACATGGTAATAAATCTCAAAATGCCAGGCAAAATGCTCTCAACAACTTCAAAACAGCAAAAACAAGAGTTTTGGTAGCTACTGATATTGCTGCGAGAGGTATAGATATCGATGAATTGAAATATGTAATTAATTTTGAGCTTTCTGACGTTTCAGAAACCTATGTACACCGCATTGGAAGAACCGGAAGAGCAGGAGCTGAAGGAAGTTCTATTTCTTTTGTAGATGGGCTAGATTTAATCAACCTTAAAAATACCGAGAAGCTTATCGGGAAAAAAATACCAGTTATTAAAGACCATCCTTACCATACCGATAATCTCGTGGTTCAGAAAAGAGATTCCAACAACAAAATTGCACCTGCTGGACAAGAGAAAAAAGCTACTAACCCTAGAAATAAAAATAAAAAAACTGCGAAAAGGATAAAACCTGAAATAGGATTCAAAAAGGCGAAAAATGCTGCCTTTAGCAAAAAGAAGTAA
- the atpB gene encoding F0F1 ATP synthase subunit A, with product MTGLMFASSTEAADKSEPYNPVPDIMHHISDSHSWHLWGEGDHSVGFSLPVILVDEGLKVFSSSKFGHHEDEVAEVDGSYYKLHEGKIYKTDAEGTLTKEGEKVTNEMPLDFSITKVVAQIFLAAIILILLAFGMKASYKKGEVPSGVARFLEPLVIFVRDEIALQNIGSTKHKRFVPYLVTLFFFIWLLNILGLIPGAANVTGNIAFTMVLAVFTFVLVNINGKKTYWSHIFDPLGNNMPFLGKMLVYVILVPVEILGMFTKPFSLMIRLFANMTAGHIIIMSLISMIFIMQTYAITPVSLGLTLFINILEVLVAALQAYIFTLLTALYIGMAVEEGHH from the coding sequence ATGACGGGACTCATGTTCGCGTCTTCCACAGAGGCTGCTGATAAGTCTGAACCGTACAACCCTGTACCAGATATCATGCACCATATTTCAGACTCTCACTCATGGCATTTATGGGGAGAGGGAGATCACTCGGTAGGGTTCTCTTTACCTGTAATTCTGGTGGATGAAGGGCTTAAGGTGTTTTCATCATCTAAATTTGGACACCATGAGGATGAGGTTGCGGAAGTAGATGGAAGTTACTATAAACTTCACGAAGGTAAAATTTATAAAACCGACGCTGAAGGTACTCTTACAAAAGAAGGAGAGAAAGTAACTAATGAAATGCCTTTGGATTTTTCAATCACTAAGGTAGTAGCTCAGATTTTTTTAGCTGCTATTATCTTAATTTTACTTGCTTTCGGGATGAAAGCTAGTTACAAGAAGGGAGAAGTTCCTTCTGGTGTAGCAAGATTTTTAGAACCTCTAGTAATTTTCGTGAGAGACGAAATTGCTTTGCAAAATATAGGATCTACAAAACATAAAAGATTTGTTCCTTATTTGGTAACATTATTCTTCTTTATCTGGTTGCTGAATATCCTAGGTCTTATTCCTGGAGCAGCAAACGTAACAGGGAATATCGCTTTTACCATGGTATTAGCTGTATTTACTTTTGTATTGGTAAATATCAATGGTAAAAAAACATATTGGTCTCATATTTTTGACCCATTAGGAAATAACATGCCTTTCTTAGGAAAAATGTTAGTATATGTGATTTTAGTTCCTGTTGAGATTTTAGGGATGTTTACAAAACCATTCTCATTGATGATTCGTCTTTTTGCAAACATGACAGCAGGGCACATTATCATTATGAGTTTGATCTCTATGATCTTCATCATGCAGACTTATGCAATTACTCCAGTATCTTTAGGTTTAACTTTGTTTATTAATATACTAGAGGTATTAGTAGCTGCTTTGCAAGCATATATCTTTACTTTGCTTACCGCTTTATATATCGGTATGGCAGTAGAAGAAGGACATCATTAA
- the atpH gene encoding ATP synthase F1 subunit delta — MRTSKVAKRYAKGLLDFSQETGNTDLVFGEMKVLVKTIEQSKDLNALFNSPFIDSNKKVEITQQIFTNFSKASKNFIALVVKQGREAQLAAIASAYIESVEALHGVQRISLTSAVALSEANIDQILKSTNLVDHSKTFDIQVKINPEILGGYILRVGDQQIDASVRTKLSNIKKEFELN; from the coding sequence ATGCGTACATCAAAAGTAGCAAAGAGATACGCGAAAGGTCTGTTAGATTTCTCTCAGGAAACAGGAAATACCGATCTTGTTTTTGGAGAAATGAAAGTGCTAGTAAAAACAATAGAGCAATCTAAGGATCTTAATGCTCTGTTTAATAGCCCTTTTATTGATAGTAACAAAAAAGTAGAAATTACTCAACAGATTTTTACCAACTTCTCTAAAGCGAGTAAAAATTTTATAGCATTGGTAGTAAAACAAGGTCGTGAGGCTCAACTTGCTGCTATCGCTAGTGCATATATCGAAAGTGTAGAGGCTCTTCACGGGGTACAAAGAATTTCTTTAACCTCTGCAGTAGCTCTTTCAGAAGCGAATATCGATCAAATACTTAAATCAACTAATCTAGTTGATCACAGTAAAACCTTCGATATTCAAGTGAAAATTAATCCTGAAATCTTAGGAGGTTATATCTTAAGAGTAGGAGATCAACAAATCGATGCTTCGGTAAGAACCAAGCTTTCGAATATTAAAAAAGAATTTGAACTAAACTAA